One genomic region from Nostoc sphaeroides encodes:
- a CDS encoding SDR family oxidoreductase, producing the protein MKLKPINQQVVSVVGASSGIGRITAVEFARRGAKVVVSARGESKLKSLVEEIRGFGGEATYCVGDVEVFEQVKAIADKTVEVYGRLDTWVHVPAIGIFATFDNTTPEEFKHVIDVNLMGQVYGAMAALPHLKREGRGALIHVSSMEGRRSLPYQSAYSAAKHGVEGFIEAMRVELQHEKWPISVTSVKPAVINTPFWNNGLTKLGVKPTGIPPYYEPKLVADAILHTAEHPTRDYLVGDVAKILDLVQRVSPSLVDSLLLLVGFNLQHTSELKSEDASNNFYQPVAEDERVNGDFGNLVIPSISDWLDKNPVLQWGAIAATAALALLVAQVIKEQG; encoded by the coding sequence ATGAAATTAAAGCCAATTAATCAGCAGGTTGTTTCGGTGGTTGGAGCTTCCAGTGGTATCGGACGGATTACAGCTGTTGAGTTTGCTAGACGCGGGGCAAAAGTGGTAGTTTCGGCTCGCGGTGAGTCGAAGCTAAAGTCTTTAGTGGAGGAGATTCGCGGCTTTGGCGGCGAGGCAACTTATTGCGTAGGTGATGTGGAAGTATTTGAGCAAGTTAAGGCGATCGCAGATAAAACTGTGGAAGTTTACGGGCGACTCGATACATGGGTACATGTCCCCGCTATCGGCATCTTTGCCACTTTCGACAATACAACACCAGAAGAGTTTAAGCATGTCATTGATGTCAATCTCATGGGACAGGTATATGGTGCAATGGCGGCCCTACCCCATCTGAAGCGTGAGGGAAGGGGAGCATTGATCCATGTCTCTTCAATGGAAGGTAGGCGATCGCTCCCTTATCAAAGTGCTTACTCGGCAGCCAAGCACGGGGTGGAGGGTTTTATCGAAGCGATGCGCGTTGAGTTGCAACATGAAAAATGGCCTATCAGTGTCACAAGTGTAAAGCCAGCAGTCATTAATACCCCCTTCTGGAACAATGGTCTGACGAAATTAGGCGTAAAGCCTACCGGGATACCACCTTACTACGAGCCTAAACTTGTAGCTGATGCTATCCTCCATACAGCCGAACATCCAACTCGTGACTACTTAGTTGGGGATGTAGCTAAAATATTAGATTTGGTACAGCGCGTCTCACCATCATTAGTAGATTCACTGTTACTGCTCGTCGGCTTCAATTTACAACATACTTCTGAGCTGAAATCTGAAGATGCATCAAATAATTTTTACCAACCTGTTGCTGAAGACGAAAGAGTTAACGGAGATTTTGGTAACTTAGTTATACCTAGCATTTCCGACTGGCTAGATAAAAATCCGGTTCTTCAGTGGGGTGCGATCGCTGCTACAGCAGCATTAGCCTTGCTAGTAGCTCAAGTAATTAAAGAGCAAGGATAA
- a CDS encoding glycosyltransferase family 4 protein: MKAIIVMPLAEQRGGGEMMLWDLVQQGRNAGVEWLVIFLEDGPMVEQVKSLGIDARVVESGRLRQIHRFIAAVFRIAAIARHERADIIVNWMWITHISGGLAAILAGLPAVWYQLEVPSDKTWLVRIATLIPARAIITLSQDGKQAQAEIWPHRPTPLVYPGVALDRFEPNALPTPEEARRKLGLPLHGPLIGIVGRLQRWKGMHVLVQAMPKILQKYPDAHCVVVGGKHDLEPDYEDFLKAEIAALGLKEQVIMAGLQRNIPEWVQAMDVFVHASDKEPFGIVIIEAMALGKPVIAGDAGGPTEIITDGMNGLLTPYGDAEKLAIAILRYLDEQEFAQSAGVAARQRALDFSTQNYAQNFISVLRSAKA, translated from the coding sequence ATGAAAGCAATTATTGTAATGCCACTAGCCGAGCAACGAGGTGGCGGTGAAATGATGCTTTGGGATTTGGTGCAGCAAGGGCGTAATGCTGGTGTTGAGTGGCTGGTGATATTTTTAGAAGATGGCCCGATGGTAGAACAAGTAAAGTCCCTTGGCATTGATGCGCGAGTTGTAGAAAGTGGACGTTTACGCCAAATCCACCGTTTTATTGCCGCCGTTTTTCGGATAGCTGCGATCGCCCGCCATGAACGTGCAGATATAATTGTCAATTGGATGTGGATCACGCATATATCTGGAGGTTTGGCGGCAATACTGGCAGGATTACCTGCTGTGTGGTATCAGCTAGAAGTACCTAGCGATAAAACTTGGTTAGTACGAATCGCTACTTTAATCCCAGCCCGTGCAATTATCACTCTCTCCCAAGATGGCAAGCAAGCACAGGCAGAGATTTGGCCTCACAGACCAACACCTTTGGTTTATCCTGGTGTTGCATTAGACCGATTTGAGCCTAATGCTTTACCAACTCCAGAAGAAGCACGGCGAAAACTGGGCTTACCTTTACACGGGCCATTGATTGGAATTGTTGGACGATTGCAACGATGGAAGGGAATGCACGTACTGGTGCAAGCGATGCCCAAAATTTTACAGAAGTATCCTGATGCTCATTGTGTAGTAGTTGGCGGTAAGCACGATTTAGAACCAGATTATGAGGACTTCTTAAAAGCTGAAATTGCCGCCTTGGGCTTGAAAGAGCAAGTAATTATGGCTGGGCTACAACGTAATATCCCGGAGTGGGTGCAGGCGATGGATGTATTCGTTCATGCATCAGATAAAGAGCCATTTGGGATTGTGATTATTGAGGCGATGGCGCTGGGTAAACCTGTGATTGCTGGTGATGCAGGCGGCCCGACGGAGATTATTACCGATGGCATGAATGGATTATTAACACCTTATGGTGATGCAGAGAAATTAGCGATCGCAATTCTCCGTTATCTTGATGAGCAAGAATTTGCCCAAAGTGCCGGAGTAGCTGCAAGACAACGCGCCCTCGATTTCTCAACGCAAAATTATGCTCAAAACTTTATTAGTGTACTTCGTTCTGCTAAGGCTTGA
- a CDS encoding O-antigen ligase domain-containing protein, with product MNSRQILFNSFLQESYSPEERSQQGWMAIAGFILLTVACYFAGATAALRLIYPVMALVVAIFLYLRHPILYISFTWWIWFLTPLATRLVDYRVGWDATRQMLIAPYLVVFVTIATFLRHFPRASRQGGLPFVLAFIGVFYGFLIGLIYNPPIPVARGLLDWLSPIIFAFHLFINWRDYPSYRQNIQRTFLWSVLILGAYGVCQFVVAPEWDRYWLIQSKLFMSSGNPVPFGMRVWSTLHSVGPFGSVMQAGLLLLFTSSGNLIFPASAVGYLSFLLTQARTNWGGWLLGIIMIVGSVKTRIQMRLIIIIVLMAICVVPLTTIEPIAGVVAARLETFSNLEDDNSFKDRSGSYDKNLGLALSNGLGNGLGNIWKVNEKTGQIEVVVIDSGILDMFFTLGWFGAIFYMGGLLLLIISVSSYGEGRFDSFISAARAIGISSSTQLIIGSGMLSVAGMILWGFLAMAMAGHKYYQNQKNSLSSH from the coding sequence ATGAATTCTAGACAGATACTTTTCAATAGTTTTTTACAAGAAAGCTATTCTCCTGAGGAGCGATCGCAACAGGGTTGGATGGCGATCGCAGGCTTTATATTACTAACTGTAGCTTGCTATTTTGCTGGTGCTACTGCCGCATTACGCCTAATTTACCCAGTGATGGCTTTAGTAGTAGCCATATTTTTATACTTGCGGCATCCCATTCTCTACATCAGCTTTACCTGGTGGATCTGGTTTCTCACGCCCTTAGCTACCCGCTTGGTTGACTATCGGGTGGGCTGGGATGCTACCCGTCAGATGCTCATAGCACCTTATTTAGTGGTATTTGTCACCATCGCAACATTCTTGCGACACTTTCCCCGCGCCTCACGTCAAGGGGGGTTGCCGTTTGTTTTGGCTTTTATCGGAGTCTTCTATGGCTTTTTAATCGGTCTGATTTATAACCCACCGATCCCAGTAGCACGCGGACTGTTAGATTGGCTCAGTCCAATTATTTTCGCTTTTCACTTATTTATAAACTGGCGAGATTATCCCAGTTATCGCCAAAATATTCAGCGAACTTTTCTTTGGTCTGTGTTAATTTTAGGAGCTTATGGCGTATGTCAATTCGTAGTAGCTCCTGAATGGGATAGGTACTGGCTCATCCAATCAAAACTATTCATGAGTTCTGGAAACCCTGTACCTTTCGGAATGCGCGTCTGGAGTACATTGCACTCAGTTGGCCCCTTTGGTTCCGTCATGCAAGCTGGGTTGCTGTTGTTATTTACCAGTTCAGGAAACTTAATTTTTCCTGCTTCAGCCGTTGGTTACTTGTCCTTCCTGTTGACACAAGCACGTACTAATTGGGGAGGCTGGTTATTAGGAATAATTATGATCGTGGGTTCAGTCAAAACCCGGATTCAAATGCGCTTAATCATCATAATTGTGTTAATGGCAATTTGTGTTGTGCCATTGACAACCATCGAGCCAATTGCTGGGGTTGTAGCAGCCCGTTTGGAAACATTTTCTAATCTTGAAGATGATAACAGTTTTAAAGATAGATCGGGAAGTTATGACAAAAACCTTGGTTTAGCCCTTTCTAATGGTCTAGGTAACGGGTTAGGAAATATTTGGAAAGTTAATGAAAAAACTGGTCAAATTGAAGTAGTGGTAATTGATAGTGGCATTTTAGATATGTTTTTCACCCTTGGTTGGTTTGGAGCCATCTTTTATATGGGTGGATTACTTTTGTTAATTATTAGTGTCAGCAGTTATGGAGAAGGTCGTTTCGATAGTTTTATCAGTGCTGCCCGCGCTATTGGTATCAGTTCTTCTACACAGCTAATTATCGGTAGCGGCATGTTAAGTGTGGCAGGGATGATTCTTTGGGGATTTTTAGCTATGGCTATGGCAGGACATAAGTATTATCAAAATCAAAAGAATTCATTAAGTAGTCATTAG
- a CDS encoding glycosyltransferase family 2 protein, producing MRNTVLIPTYRRPQDLSRCLLALQEQTKPVDQVIVVVRDTDAETWQFLAQLNAPNLPLHTVKVTQPGVVAALNAGLAAVEGDIVSITDDDAAPHPDWLERIAAYFTSDSRLGGLGGRDWIYHGSKLEDESRSVVGQLQWFGRVIGNHHLGVGEPREVDILKGVNMSFRKEAIGQLRFDERMRGTGAQVHFEMAFTLRLKRAGWKIIYDPNVAVDHYPAKRFDEDQRNNFNEIAFINLVHNETLVLLEHLPFIRRIIFLFWAVFVGTCDSLGFVQWLRFLPSQGQLAGKKLLASWRGRWQGYKQFVIRNS from the coding sequence ATGCGGAACACCGTTCTGATACCGACTTATCGCCGTCCACAAGACCTATCACGCTGCCTTTTGGCGCTACAGGAGCAAACTAAACCCGTTGATCAGGTGATAGTTGTTGTCCGTGACACGGATGCAGAAACTTGGCAATTTCTAGCGCAATTAAACGCGCCCAATCTGCCACTGCATACCGTAAAAGTCACACAACCGGGGGTAGTAGCAGCCCTCAACGCCGGACTAGCAGCAGTGGAGGGCGATATTGTTTCCATTACTGATGATGATGCCGCACCCCACCCGGATTGGTTAGAGCGCATCGCCGCTTACTTTACCTCTGATAGTCGCCTCGGCGGACTTGGCGGGCGTGATTGGATATACCACGGTAGCAAATTAGAAGACGAATCCCGCTCAGTAGTGGGACAGTTGCAATGGTTTGGGCGAGTGATTGGCAACCATCACCTGGGAGTAGGAGAACCCCGCGAAGTCGATATTCTCAAGGGCGTAAACATGAGTTTTCGTAAAGAGGCAATCGGACAATTGCGCTTTGACGAGCGGATGCGCGGCACTGGAGCGCAAGTACATTTTGAAATGGCATTCACTCTAAGATTAAAACGGGCTGGTTGGAAGATAATTTATGATCCTAATGTTGCTGTGGATCACTATCCAGCAAAACGTTTTGATGAAGATCAGCGAAATAATTTTAATGAAATTGCCTTTATTAATTTAGTCCATAATGAAACTTTAGTTTTGCTAGAGCATCTGCCATTTATCCGCCGGATTATATTTTTATTCTGGGCAGTATTCGTGGGTACATGTGATAGTTTGGGTTTCGTTCAATGGCTGAGATTTTTACCTAGCCAAGGGCAGTTAGCAGGGAAAAAATTGTTAGCATCCTGGCGGGGGCGTTGGCAAGGATATAAACAATTCGTAATTCGTAATTCGTAA
- a CDS encoding glycosyltransferase family 4 protein encodes MKLCIVTHKIKKGDGQGRVNYEVAQEAICRGHELTLLASEVAPELEDNSQVNWIKIPVKGYPTEFVRNFIFAQKSADWLRQHRSEIDLVKVNGAINLAAADVNAVHFVHSSWLRSPVHISRNRRDLYGFYQWLFTAFNARWEKQAFQKAQVVVAVSEKVAQELVNIGVPRSRIRVIINGVDLEEFAPGESDRQKLGLPENVTLALFAGDIRTPRKNLDTVLHALAKVPDLHLVVVGHTQGSPFPELAASLGLSDRVHFVGFRRDIPQIMQAVDLFVFPSRYEACSLVLLEALSSGLPVITATATGGGELVTPECGIVLSDSDDINALAVALMSLVSDRALIQQMGKAARSVAEKHSWTTMAQTYVDLFEELSKNAEHRSDTDLSPSTRPITLPFGATGAN; translated from the coding sequence ATGAAACTTTGTATTGTTACTCATAAAATCAAAAAAGGTGATGGTCAGGGGCGGGTAAATTACGAAGTTGCTCAAGAAGCAATTTGTCGTGGTCATGAATTGACATTATTGGCTAGTGAAGTCGCACCAGAATTAGAAGATAATAGCCAAGTTAATTGGATTAAAATTCCAGTTAAAGGCTATCCGACAGAATTTGTGCGGAATTTTATATTTGCCCAAAAAAGTGCAGATTGGTTACGTCAACATCGCTCTGAGATTGATTTAGTTAAAGTCAATGGCGCAATTAATCTGGCTGCGGCTGATGTGAATGCTGTACATTTTGTCCACAGTTCATGGTTGCGATCGCCTGTTCATATTTCCCGCAATCGCCGCGATTTATATGGTTTCTATCAATGGCTATTTACGGCTTTTAATGCCCGTTGGGAAAAACAGGCTTTCCAAAAAGCGCAGGTTGTCGTAGCGGTATCCGAAAAGGTAGCGCAGGAATTAGTCAATATTGGTGTGCCGCGTTCTCGCATCCGCGTAATTATCAATGGCGTTGATTTAGAAGAGTTTGCCCCTGGTGAAAGCGATCGCCAAAAATTAGGTTTACCGGAAAATGTCACCTTAGCACTGTTCGCTGGAGATATCCGCACACCGAGAAAAAATTTAGATACGGTGCTGCACGCCTTGGCGAAAGTTCCCGATTTACATTTGGTGGTGGTGGGACACACTCAAGGTAGCCCTTTCCCAGAATTAGCAGCATCTTTAGGGTTAAGCGATCGCGTGCATTTTGTGGGATTTCGCCGTGATATCCCCCAAATTATGCAAGCAGTAGATTTATTTGTTTTTCCTTCCCGATACGAAGCTTGCAGCCTCGTATTGTTAGAAGCACTTTCTTCAGGGCTGCCTGTAATTACTGCCACAGCCACCGGAGGCGGTGAGTTGGTGACACCAGAATGTGGCATCGTCTTATCCGACTCAGATGATATTAATGCTTTAGCTGTGGCGTTGATGTCCTTGGTGAGCGATCGCGCCCTCATACAGCAAATGGGCAAAGCAGCTCGTTCTGTGGCAGAAAAACATAGCTGGACTACTATGGCACAAACTTATGTGGATCTATTCGAGGAGTTAAGCAAGAATGCGGAACACCGTTCTGATACCGACTTATCGCCGTCCACAAGACCTATCACGCTGCCTTTTGGCGCTACAGGAGCAAACTAA
- a CDS encoding glycosyltransferase family 2 protein has protein sequence MSLSQHSQQPLVSVIIPTYNRPEYLKQAIASAIKQTYQNIEIIVSDNCSPENPQALVESFGDSRIRFWRHQQNVGMIANQQHGFKMAQGKYVASLHDDDIWNEDFLAKLVPPLEANSELILAFCDQYIIDADSIINHAGTEENTRGYKRDKLAKGIHQPFYKIGLVDKSIPTAASCVIRNNIIDWDSMPSEVGGMWDLYLTYLCCISGYGAYYYPERLTRYRAHEQTDTMLSGSRDMQAKIRKAKSEMFCYQVFMEDARLQQFKSYFQQKWLEANTTLGIGLLRSEQIAAARPYFWQALNQQRFDVRTVAALTLSFTPRFFADKLIGVSK, from the coding sequence ATGTCATTGTCTCAACATTCTCAACAGCCTTTAGTTAGCGTTATTATCCCCACCTATAATAGACCAGAGTATCTCAAGCAAGCGATCGCTAGTGCTATAAAGCAAACTTATCAAAATATCGAAATTATTGTTTCTGATAATTGTAGCCCAGAAAATCCTCAAGCACTTGTCGAATCTTTTGGTGATTCACGCATCAGATTTTGGCGGCATCAGCAAAATGTGGGGATGATTGCTAATCAGCAACATGGCTTCAAAATGGCGCAAGGTAAATATGTTGCTAGTCTCCATGATGATGATATCTGGAATGAAGATTTTTTAGCAAAGCTAGTACCACCTCTAGAAGCAAACTCTGAGTTAATTCTCGCTTTTTGCGACCAATATATTATAGATGCAGATAGCATAATTAATCATGCTGGAACTGAAGAAAATACACGCGGTTATAAGCGAGACAAACTAGCAAAAGGAATTCATCAACCTTTTTACAAAATTGGATTGGTAGATAAAAGCATACCCACTGCTGCATCTTGTGTGATTCGTAATAATATTATCGATTGGGATAGTATGCCCTCAGAAGTTGGCGGGATGTGGGATTTATATTTAACTTATCTCTGTTGTATATCTGGTTACGGTGCTTACTATTATCCAGAAAGATTGACGCGATATCGTGCCCATGAGCAAACTGATACCATGCTCAGTGGTAGTCGAGATATGCAGGCAAAAATCCGCAAAGCTAAAAGCGAAATGTTTTGTTATCAAGTCTTTATGGAAGATGCTCGGTTACAGCAATTTAAAAGTTACTTTCAACAGAAATGGTTAGAAGCTAATACTACTTTAGGAATTGGCTTGCTACGAAGTGAACAGATAGCCGCAGCACGTCCTTATTTTTGGCAGGCGTTGAATCAACAAAGATTTGATGTGCGAACTGTGGCTGCACTTACTCTCAGTTTTACTCCGCGTTTTTTCGCAGACAAATTAATAGGGGTATCTAAATAA
- a CDS encoding glycosyltransferase family 4 protein: MLNSINDAKRNDEQLDRGIFEEDLIYQCSNFDVGEGGGVETYLASLFEHRPPEVSDRVIRSLQNVDQSQFKLLHLHSPDLLLQLTGECPTVFSVHNHSLYCPSGTKYLAGQRTICDRNFSYLGCTWGKLADKCGSRRPLKTFKELQITHQLLDVLKKVKITFVANSEYVRQELIKNGVNPEQIVTLHCGISIPKITTARLSLDIHQNHRILFVGRIVSDKGLEWLLKTLIHTNPQIQLDIAGEGWERPRLERLANTLGLSNRITWHGWCDRNTLNNLYEQCFAVIFPSVWPEPAGLVTLEAYSRYRPVIGSAVGGIPEHLRDGETGILVPGNDIKKLADAIHDLYGDYEKSRHMGEQGHALLMKEFTMNAHVNNLRTIYAKTIAEFPSRGKQIYSLSQGK, encoded by the coding sequence ATGCTTAACTCAATCAATGATGCCAAGCGAAATGACGAACAATTGGACAGAGGTATTTTTGAAGAAGACTTAATTTATCAATGCTCCAATTTCGATGTAGGCGAGGGCGGAGGTGTTGAAACTTATTTAGCTTCTCTGTTTGAACATCGACCACCTGAAGTTAGCGATCGCGTGATAAGATCGCTTCAGAATGTTGACCAAAGCCAGTTTAAGCTGCTGCACCTCCACAGCCCAGATTTACTCTTGCAGCTTACAGGCGAGTGTCCTACGGTTTTCAGCGTTCATAATCACTCATTGTACTGTCCTAGCGGCACAAAGTATTTAGCAGGACAGCGAACAATCTGCGATCGCAACTTCTCTTACTTAGGTTGTACCTGGGGTAAATTAGCAGATAAATGTGGTAGCCGTAGACCATTAAAAACTTTTAAAGAACTTCAAATTACTCATCAGTTATTAGATGTCTTAAAAAAGGTAAAAATTACTTTTGTTGCTAATAGCGAATACGTGCGTCAAGAGTTGATTAAAAACGGTGTAAACCCTGAGCAGATTGTAACATTACATTGTGGTATTTCTATACCAAAAATAACAACTGCACGTCTAAGTTTAGATATCCATCAAAATCATAGAATTTTGTTTGTTGGACGAATTGTTTCTGACAAAGGTTTGGAATGGTTACTCAAAACCTTAATACATACTAATCCGCAAATTCAACTTGATATTGCAGGTGAAGGCTGGGAACGACCACGGTTAGAAAGGTTAGCGAATACACTCGGATTAAGTAACCGAATTACTTGGCATGGTTGGTGCGATCGCAACACATTAAATAACCTTTACGAACAGTGTTTTGCAGTCATCTTCCCTAGTGTTTGGCCTGAACCTGCCGGTCTTGTAACTCTAGAAGCATACTCTCGTTATCGACCTGTAATTGGTAGTGCAGTGGGAGGGATTCCAGAACATTTACGAGATGGAGAAACGGGTATTCTTGTTCCAGGGAATGATATCAAAAAGCTAGCTGATGCGATTCATGATTTGTATGGAGATTATGAAAAAAGCCGACACATGGGCGAACAAGGTCATGCTTTATTAATGAAAGAATTTACCATGAATGCTCATGTGAATAATCTCCGAACAATTTATGCAAAAACAATAGCTGAATTTCCTTCTAGAGGGAAACAAATATATAGCCTTTCTCAAGGGAAATAA
- the hepA gene encoding heterocyst formation ABC transporter subunit HepA has translation MHFQLPQKLRSLLKASSFWQDNYLLLREFKHFRKIVILALIFSILAATFEGVSIGFLLTFLQSLTSPDAKPVQTGIEWFDNLVLGANTSAINRLYRVSSLILLSTWLRVAFNYFGQVYTELSQLHFGDRLRKQIFEQLQSLSLSYFAKTRSGELINTITTEIERIRQGFSGAAFLITRGITTFVYLISMFLISWQLTVISALLFTLLGVGLSNLNARVRESSFGMTTANANFTSTAIEFINGIRTVHSCGTQEFERQRYYKASDKVVSTTTKVVFTWTLVKPIAEGVATTVLVGMIILAFTSLVSNGTLQVASLLTFFFVLFRFIPFVQDINGTRAFLNTLHGSADNIKNLLKSDDKHYFQNGKLEFKALERAINLVSVDFGYDEKNIVLHNVTLTIEKGKMTALVGASGAGKTTLADLIPRFYNATEGNIYIDELDIRLFEINSLRRQIAVVSQDTFIFNTDVWQNIAYGTPQATNEQIQEAAKLANALEFILEMPEGFNTQLGDRGVRLSGGQRQRIAIARALLRNPEILILDEATSALDSVSERLIQDSLEKLSVGRTVIAIAHRLSTISKADKVVVLEAGRIVEQGKYQELLGRKGKLWEYHQMQYYNS, from the coding sequence ATGCATTTCCAACTTCCTCAAAAACTTCGGAGTCTGCTTAAAGCTTCTAGCTTCTGGCAGGATAACTATTTACTATTGCGAGAATTTAAACACTTTCGCAAGATTGTAATTTTAGCTCTGATATTCTCGATTCTAGCGGCAACTTTTGAAGGTGTAAGTATTGGTTTTTTACTAACATTTTTGCAAAGCTTAACTAGTCCCGATGCGAAACCTGTCCAAACAGGAATAGAATGGTTTGATAATTTAGTATTGGGGGCAAATACATCGGCAATTAATCGTCTGTACCGAGTATCTTCGCTGATTTTGTTGAGTACTTGGTTACGTGTTGCCTTCAATTACTTTGGACAAGTCTATACTGAATTATCTCAACTGCATTTTGGCGATCGCTTACGTAAGCAAATTTTTGAACAGTTACAATCCTTATCCTTAAGTTACTTTGCCAAAACTCGTTCTGGTGAACTAATTAATACAATAACTACAGAAATTGAAAGGATAAGACAGGGTTTCAGTGGCGCAGCCTTTTTAATAACTAGGGGAATCACAACTTTTGTCTACTTGATTTCAATGTTTTTGATATCATGGCAACTGACTGTAATTTCAGCATTACTATTTACACTTTTAGGTGTAGGTTTATCTAATCTCAATGCCAGAGTCAGAGAATCAAGTTTTGGCATGACAACTGCTAATGCTAATTTTACATCAACAGCCATAGAATTTATTAATGGCATTCGCACAGTTCATTCTTGTGGCACTCAAGAATTTGAGCGCCAGCGTTATTACAAAGCTAGCGATAAGGTAGTAAGCACTACAACTAAAGTTGTATTCACTTGGACACTTGTTAAACCAATTGCCGAAGGCGTAGCTACTACGGTGTTGGTGGGAATGATTATTTTGGCATTCACTAGCCTGGTTAGCAATGGAACGCTACAAGTTGCTTCTCTGCTAACATTTTTCTTTGTCCTATTTCGCTTCATCCCGTTTGTTCAAGATATTAATGGCACTAGAGCATTTCTCAATACTCTACATGGCTCGGCAGATAACATTAAGAATCTGCTCAAAAGCGATGATAAACATTATTTTCAGAATGGAAAACTTGAGTTTAAAGCCTTAGAAAGAGCAATAAATTTAGTATCTGTAGATTTTGGATACGATGAGAAAAATATAGTCTTGCATAATGTTACCCTAACCATTGAAAAGGGGAAAATGACTGCATTAGTCGGAGCTTCTGGTGCTGGTAAAACAACTCTTGCTGATTTAATTCCCCGATTTTATAATGCTACAGAGGGAAATATTTATATCGATGAACTTGATATCCGGCTGTTTGAAATTAACTCTCTCCGTCGTCAAATAGCTGTCGTCAGTCAAGATACTTTTATCTTCAATACTGATGTTTGGCAAAATATTGCTTATGGTACTCCACAAGCCACTAATGAGCAAATTCAAGAAGCTGCTAAACTAGCCAATGCGCTGGAATTTATTTTAGAAATGCCCGAAGGTTTTAATACCCAATTGGGAGATCGGGGTGTTAGATTATCTGGAGGACAAAGACAGCGAATTGCTATCGCACGGGCGCTACTAAGGAACCCAGAAATTTTGATTTTGGATGAAGCAACTAGTGCCTTAGATTCTGTATCTGAGCGCTTAATTCAAGATTCATTAGAAAAGCTATCTGTGGGTAGAACAGTAATTGCGATCGCTCACCGTCTTTCTACTATTTCTAAAGCCGATAAAGTCGTAGTGTTGGAAGCAGGGCGGATAGTAGAACAGGGCAAATATCAAGAATTACTCGGACGTAAAGGCAAGCTTTGGGAATATCACCAGATGCAATACTATAATTCGTAA
- the hepC gene encoding heterocyst development glycosyltransferase HepC, translating to MTSSIIPTLENLYDVTQEHQDNGGYCTLQWRRGKLLVKPLGHVKQPYLPSLNSKRSLVECLQHSPVSLVSIDPKLGEALLRFWADACEEAEKPIFLSIAASNKLSNQPFWRLIDWIAALVLLLLVSPVMLGLVVFMQVYSPGAVFCHEWRVGERGKLFRTMRFRTQNTTPLGRWIGKFSLDNLPLLFNVLRGDMNLTGSRCWTLEDAVQLNKLPEIKASWEVEAQSHLLHLDSQTL from the coding sequence ATGACAAGTTCAATAATCCCAACTCTAGAGAATTTATATGATGTAACCCAGGAACACCAAGATAATGGTGGGTACTGCACACTCCAGTGGCGACGGGGTAAGCTGTTGGTGAAGCCGCTTGGACATGTGAAACAACCATATCTGCCTTCATTAAATAGTAAGCGATCGCTAGTAGAATGCTTACAACATTCTCCGGTAAGTTTGGTAAGCATAGATCCCAAATTGGGTGAGGCTTTGCTCAGATTTTGGGCAGATGCATGTGAAGAAGCTGAAAAACCAATATTCCTAAGCATAGCCGCTAGTAATAAACTGTCTAACCAACCCTTCTGGCGACTAATTGATTGGATTGCTGCTTTGGTGTTATTGCTATTAGTAAGTCCAGTCATGTTGGGATTGGTTGTGTTCATGCAGGTTTACTCGCCAGGGGCAGTTTTTTGCCATGAGTGGCGTGTTGGAGAACGAGGTAAACTGTTTCGGACAATGAGGTTTCGCACGCAAAACACCACACCATTAGGGCGTTGGATAGGTAAATTCAGTCTCGATAATCTGCCACTGTTATTTAACGTGCTGCGGGGTGACATGAATTTGACCGGATCTCGTTGTTGGACTTTAGAAGATGCAGTACAGCTAAATAAATTACCAGAAATTAAAGCTTCGTGGGAAGTAGAAGCACAATCTCACTTGTTACATCTAGATAGCCAAACACTGTAA